The following proteins are co-located in the Dyadobacter chenwenxiniae genome:
- a CDS encoding Wzz/FepE/Etk N-terminal domain-containing protein has translation MPEIQSDNNTDTLEISIFEVVGFFKKYLLVLIAAAILSAIIGVAFSFLLAKKYTAQTILLPELGSSRNSSFFSMALGAGSDPSGKLVPELYPNILSTIPFGQYLLKIPVVDENDVSYPSLESYMARDSSQSLLSRLLSFGRTPNKSPKALTSNPNVKILAFTPKQERMVNAAKGLVQATVGTTDGIITIESEMTDPVVAAMVVDASEKYLIDYVSDYTISKTTQQVDFLQKRVEEAKKRQQSAEYALQAYRDTHRNTFLNVARIEEQRLQAEYVLSQAIYSDLSAKLEQFKIREKEEKPVFKVLEPVRVPIAKSSPKRLFIAIIFSVLGIFITLTYIVFFKEKLHKQLV, from the coding sequence ATGCCCGAAATACAATCTGATAATAACACCGACACACTTGAAATAAGCATTTTTGAAGTTGTAGGGTTTTTCAAAAAATATTTGCTGGTTCTGATAGCCGCTGCAATCTTGTCGGCGATCATTGGTGTGGCATTCAGTTTCTTGCTTGCTAAAAAATACACCGCTCAGACCATCTTGCTGCCTGAGCTGGGTTCCAGCAGAAACAGTTCCTTTTTTAGCATGGCTTTGGGCGCTGGTTCTGATCCTAGCGGGAAATTAGTGCCTGAGCTGTATCCTAACATTCTTTCTACAATCCCTTTTGGGCAGTATTTATTGAAAATTCCAGTTGTTGACGAAAATGATGTATCCTATCCATCCTTGGAAAGCTACATGGCAAGAGACAGTTCGCAGAGTCTCCTGTCCAGGTTATTGTCTTTTGGAAGAACACCGAATAAAAGCCCTAAGGCATTAACTTCCAATCCAAACGTTAAAATTCTTGCATTTACGCCAAAGCAGGAAAGAATGGTCAATGCCGCAAAGGGCTTAGTGCAAGCTACGGTTGGGACTACAGACGGGATTATTACAATCGAAAGTGAAATGACGGATCCTGTTGTTGCAGCAATGGTGGTAGATGCGAGCGAGAAATATTTGATAGACTACGTGAGTGATTACACGATATCCAAAACTACGCAGCAAGTCGATTTCCTGCAGAAACGTGTAGAAGAAGCTAAAAAGCGACAGCAAAGCGCTGAATATGCCCTACAAGCATACAGAGATACACACAGAAACACTTTCCTGAATGTTGCCAGAATTGAAGAACAAAGACTACAGGCCGAGTATGTACTTTCACAGGCCATTTATTCTGATTTGTCGGCGAAGCTGGAGCAATTTAAAATTCGCGAGAAAGAAGAAAAACCAGTCTTCAAAGTTTTGGAGCCAGTACGTGTCCCAATAGCAAAGAGCAGCCCTAAGCGCCTCTTTATTGCCATTATCTTCTCAGTTTTGGGCATTTTTATTACGCTCACCTATATCGTCTTCTTCAAAGAGAAACTACACAAGCAGCTTGTTTAG
- the aspS gene encoding aspartate--tRNA ligase: protein MLRTHTCGELSLEHVNQEVVLCGWVQRVRDKGGMIWLDLRDRYGITQLLFEEGKTQANVLEMARSLGREFVISAKGQVIERLSKNDKIATGNIEIRVSELHVLNPAKLPPFLIEDETDGGDDIRMKYRYLDLRRNNVRKNLQLRHQVARHTRAYLDDLDFIEVETPVLIKSTPEGARDFVVPSRMNPGEFYALPQSPQTFKQLLMVAGFDRYYQIVKCFRDEDLRADRQPEFTQIDCEMSFVTQEDILNTFEGLIRNLFAKVKGLDLPEVPRMTYADAMRLYGSDKPDIRFDMQFVELKGAAQDLTSGKGFSVFDDAELVVGICAPDSAVYTRKQMDELTDWLKRPQIGAKGLIYVRYNTDGSLKSSVDKFYAEEDIKKWAEAFNAKPGDLILIISGAADKARKQLNELRLEMGTRLGLRNPDEYRALWVLDFPLLEYGEAENRWFAMHHPFTSPKPEDIALLDKNLGAVRANAYDMVINGVEVGGGSVRIFEKELQKQMFGILGFTEEEAQEQFGFLMNAFEFGAPPHAGIAFGFDRLCSIFGGADSIRDFIAFPKNNSGRDVMIDSPSVISDAQLKELAIKVE from the coding sequence ATGTTACGTACCCATACCTGTGGAGAGTTAAGCTTAGAACATGTAAATCAAGAGGTTGTATTGTGTGGCTGGGTTCAGCGTGTTCGTGATAAGGGCGGCATGATCTGGCTTGATTTGCGTGACCGCTACGGAATAACTCAGCTTCTGTTCGAAGAAGGAAAAACACAGGCTAATGTCCTTGAAATGGCGCGTTCATTGGGGCGCGAGTTTGTCATTTCAGCAAAAGGCCAGGTGATAGAACGACTTTCAAAAAATGATAAAATTGCAACCGGCAATATTGAAATCCGGGTTTCTGAACTTCATGTTTTAAATCCGGCAAAATTACCTCCCTTCCTGATCGAAGACGAAACGGACGGTGGCGACGATATCCGGATGAAATACAGATATCTGGATTTGAGAAGAAACAATGTTCGTAAAAATTTACAATTGAGACATCAGGTTGCGCGTCATACGCGGGCTTACCTGGACGATCTGGACTTTATTGAAGTTGAAACACCCGTATTAATAAAATCCACACCGGAAGGTGCGCGCGATTTTGTGGTTCCAAGCCGCATGAATCCGGGTGAATTTTACGCATTGCCACAATCTCCACAAACATTTAAGCAGTTGCTGATGGTAGCAGGTTTTGACCGTTACTATCAGATCGTGAAATGTTTCCGTGACGAAGATCTGCGTGCGGACCGTCAGCCAGAATTTACGCAAATTGACTGTGAAATGTCGTTTGTGACCCAGGAGGACATCCTTAACACATTTGAAGGGCTGATCCGTAATCTTTTTGCAAAAGTAAAAGGACTCGACCTGCCGGAAGTTCCGCGCATGACCTATGCGGATGCCATGCGCCTGTACGGCTCGGATAAGCCGGATATCCGGTTCGATATGCAGTTTGTTGAATTAAAGGGAGCTGCGCAGGATCTTACCTCTGGAAAAGGTTTTAGTGTATTTGATGACGCCGAACTGGTCGTTGGCATCTGCGCACCGGATAGTGCTGTATACACCCGCAAGCAAATGGATGAACTGACGGACTGGTTGAAACGTCCGCAAATCGGAGCGAAAGGACTGATTTATGTCCGCTATAATACCGATGGTTCATTGAAATCGTCCGTTGACAAATTCTACGCCGAAGAGGATATTAAGAAATGGGCTGAGGCGTTTAATGCTAAGCCGGGGGATTTGATTTTGATTATTTCGGGTGCCGCAGACAAAGCGCGTAAGCAATTGAACGAGCTTCGTCTTGAAATGGGAACGAGATTAGGACTGAGAAATCCGGATGAATACAGAGCGTTATGGGTGCTGGATTTTCCTCTTTTGGAATATGGGGAAGCCGAAAATCGCTGGTTTGCCATGCACCATCCTTTCACCAGTCCAAAGCCGGAAGATATTGCTTTGCTGGACAAAAATTTAGGAGCGGTTCGGGCCAATGCATACGATATGGTGATCAATGGCGTTGAAGTTGGCGGTGGTTCTGTCCGGATTTTCGAAAAAGAGCTTCAAAAACAAATGTTCGGCATTCTTGGATTTACCGAAGAAGAGGCCCAGGAGCAGTTCGGATTTTTGATGAACGCGTTTGAATTTGGCGCTCCTCCTCACGCCGGAATTGCGTTTGGTTTCGACCGCCTTTGTTCAATTTTCGGCGGAGCAGATTCGATCAGGGACTTTATTGCATTTCCTAAGAACAACTCGGGACGTGACGTAATGATTGATTCTCCGTCTGTTATATCCGATGCACAATTAAAAGAACTGGCGATCAAAGTAGAATAG
- a CDS encoding SLBB domain-containing protein, giving the protein MHYLSKKLSAIWIAFFILLVSSATQAQDPAPQTPTTAPSQPNPTQPAPAPVSNSQAIEFYNQAKQSGMSDMDIEKAALQRGYTLDDISAMRKRLEQTTKDNTKNDPNRDQLDETREQDDLDELEDETNNERDTTAAGRARFRRLNRTFGSSFFRRSSTTFEPNLRIPTPRNYILGPDDELVVDIYGNSVDNFRMKISPEGTVKMLNLAPVYVNGLTIEQANERIVNRLRQAYSNLNRPGSGTHSTITLGNVRSIRVMITGEVVRPGTYTVSSLSTAFNALYVSGGPGRNGSYRNIEVIRNNQVIRQIDLYRFLIDADLRDNIALQDQDIILIRPYDTRIELTGEVKKTGVFEAKAGETVKDLLKYAGGFTPEAFTKLIQYQRNTGNNFIIGSIDSVQVATFAPKNGDIFNVKKILDVVANQVEIRGAVTRPGIYPLDERTKTVKELITISEGISPRAFLNRALLERSSGDTQTGLVAIDLRKLLNNEIPDIVLLPGDILTIKSVEDLKEFTFLSVRGAVINPGEYYYYKDITIADLIFQAGGYTEGGIPYRIEVSRRVKNDTTGLPSDQNVRIFTLDVADNLTLSEQDQKFTLYPYDIVLVRRSPRYETQKTVTIFGQVTYPGTYTILNNFEKISDLFPKAGGMKKEAYIEGARFYRNRELVALDLKAVIEKPSIPANLLLADGDTIYIPKKSEMVRIQGGVYNPSLVNYDPGFNFHEYISQAGGFAERARKNRIYVSYPNGRTHRTSKFLFFRSYPKVEPGSTVTVPLKEPKVEQPMSRGERLAIISLFTTLAIALIRIL; this is encoded by the coding sequence ATGCATTATTTATCTAAAAAATTAAGCGCCATTTGGATAGCCTTTTTTATCCTACTGGTAAGTTCAGCTACTCAAGCCCAAGATCCAGCACCACAAACGCCGACTACCGCACCGAGCCAACCGAATCCAACACAACCAGCTCCCGCCCCTGTTTCCAATTCACAGGCAATAGAATTTTACAATCAGGCCAAGCAGTCAGGGATGTCTGATATGGACATTGAAAAGGCCGCTTTACAAAGAGGTTACACACTGGATGATATCTCTGCCATGCGCAAGCGCCTGGAACAAACGACCAAAGACAATACAAAAAACGACCCCAACCGTGACCAGCTGGATGAAACTCGGGAGCAGGATGATCTGGACGAATTAGAAGACGAGACAAACAACGAAAGGGATACAACAGCGGCTGGAAGAGCCCGATTCAGAAGGCTTAACAGAACATTCGGTTCGTCTTTCTTCCGCAGAAGCTCCACCACATTCGAGCCTAACCTCAGAATCCCTACTCCAAGAAATTATATTTTGGGGCCTGACGACGAGCTGGTTGTGGATATCTATGGAAATTCGGTGGATAACTTCCGCATGAAAATCAGTCCCGAAGGAACGGTAAAAATGCTCAATTTGGCGCCGGTTTATGTTAATGGGCTTACCATTGAGCAAGCCAACGAACGGATTGTTAACCGGTTACGACAAGCATATTCAAATCTTAACCGCCCCGGTTCAGGAACTCACTCTACCATTACCCTTGGAAATGTGCGCAGTATCCGTGTGATGATCACCGGAGAAGTTGTACGCCCGGGCACTTACACCGTTTCCTCATTATCAACTGCTTTTAACGCACTTTATGTTTCAGGAGGTCCGGGGCGTAACGGTTCTTATCGTAACATTGAAGTAATCCGTAACAATCAGGTGATCCGTCAAATCGACCTTTACCGGTTTCTGATAGACGCGGATTTACGAGACAACATCGCGTTGCAAGACCAGGACATTATTTTGATCCGTCCTTATGACACCCGAATAGAACTTACCGGGGAGGTCAAAAAGACAGGGGTATTTGAGGCAAAAGCGGGTGAAACGGTGAAGGATCTGTTGAAATACGCAGGAGGATTCACGCCTGAGGCTTTTACCAAATTGATTCAATATCAAAGGAATACAGGCAACAACTTCATTATCGGAAGCATTGATTCTGTTCAGGTTGCGACATTTGCCCCAAAAAATGGCGACATCTTCAACGTCAAAAAAATACTTGACGTTGTTGCCAACCAGGTTGAGATCCGCGGAGCGGTTACCAGGCCCGGAATTTATCCGCTGGATGAACGTACCAAGACAGTTAAGGAATTGATAACAATCTCAGAAGGCATCAGTCCAAGAGCATTTCTTAACCGCGCATTGCTAGAAAGATCCAGCGGCGACACACAGACCGGACTTGTGGCCATTGATTTAAGAAAGTTGTTAAACAATGAAATTCCCGACATTGTATTATTACCGGGTGACATTCTGACCATTAAGTCTGTTGAAGATCTGAAAGAATTCACATTCCTGTCTGTACGGGGTGCAGTAATCAATCCGGGTGAATACTATTATTATAAGGATATCACCATTGCCGACTTGATTTTTCAGGCAGGCGGTTACACGGAAGGTGGTATCCCATATCGCATTGAGGTGTCTCGGCGGGTGAAAAATGATACGACCGGGCTTCCTAGCGATCAGAATGTAAGAATTTTCACATTGGACGTTGCGGATAACCTGACACTCAGTGAGCAGGATCAGAAGTTCACATTATATCCTTATGACATTGTATTGGTGCGCAGGTCTCCGCGATATGAAACACAGAAAACCGTCACCATTTTCGGTCAGGTAACCTATCCGGGAACATACACGATCCTCAACAACTTTGAGAAGATATCTGACCTGTTTCCAAAAGCTGGCGGAATGAAAAAGGAAGCTTATATTGAAGGAGCACGGTTTTACCGCAACCGGGAACTTGTCGCACTGGATTTGAAGGCCGTAATCGAAAAGCCCTCCATTCCCGCAAACTTGCTTTTAGCGGACGGTGACACTATTTATATTCCAAAAAAATCAGAAATGGTCCGGATTCAGGGAGGTGTGTACAATCCATCACTGGTAAACTATGACCCCGGATTCAATTTTCATGAATATATTTCCCAGGCTGGTGGATTTGCCGAAAGAGCCCGGAAAAACAGGATTTACGTTTCTTATCCCAACGGTAGAACGCACCGCACCAGCAAGTTTTTGTTCTTCCGATCCTACCCAAAAGTTGAACCGGGGTCGACTGTGACAGTTCCTTTAAAGGAGCCAAAGGTTGAACAGCCCATGTCCCGCGGTGAACGACTAGCTATCATCTCGCTATTCACAACATTAGCCATTGCTTTAATAAGAATTCTATAA
- the pseB gene encoding UDP-N-acetylglucosamine 4,6-dehydratase (inverting), whose protein sequence is MLDLTGKSILITGGTGSLGKALTATIFKKWPNVKRLVILSRDEQKQFQMAQEYTPEKYPQIRFFIGDVRDEERLRRAFKGIDYVIHAAAMKHVPIAEYNPSECVKTNINGAQNVINAALDTDVSHVVALSTDKAAAPINLYGATKLTSDKLFIAANNIRGRNPIKFSVVRYGNVMGSNGSVIPFFINKKKEGVLPITVESMTRFNISLQGGVDMVLHALETAWGGELFVPKIPSYNILDIAKAIGPECEHRVIGIRPGEKIHEEMITTSDSFFTYDLGKYYAIVPQTPTWSISDFISHFNAKKVPDGFSYNSGNNSEWETVESLRALIVEHVDPDFTV, encoded by the coding sequence ATGCTAGATTTGACCGGTAAATCAATACTTATAACTGGAGGGACTGGTTCTTTAGGTAAAGCTTTAACCGCAACAATTTTCAAAAAATGGCCAAATGTGAAAAGGCTTGTCATCTTGTCAAGAGATGAACAGAAACAATTCCAAATGGCGCAGGAATACACACCAGAAAAATATCCGCAGATTCGTTTTTTTATTGGTGATGTAAGGGATGAAGAACGTTTGCGGAGAGCTTTTAAAGGAATAGATTACGTTATTCATGCAGCAGCGATGAAGCATGTGCCTATCGCTGAATATAATCCTTCCGAATGTGTTAAGACAAACATTAATGGTGCACAGAATGTTATCAATGCAGCTCTGGACACAGACGTAAGCCATGTAGTCGCATTGTCGACTGACAAAGCCGCGGCTCCGATCAACTTATACGGTGCCACCAAGCTTACCTCTGACAAGCTATTTATTGCAGCCAATAATATTCGTGGACGCAATCCTATTAAGTTTTCGGTCGTCAGATATGGAAACGTGATGGGTTCCAACGGATCGGTTATTCCTTTCTTTATCAATAAGAAAAAAGAAGGAGTACTTCCGATAACAGTGGAAAGCATGACCCGCTTCAATATATCATTGCAAGGCGGTGTGGACATGGTTTTGCATGCATTGGAAACGGCCTGGGGCGGAGAACTTTTTGTCCCGAAAATTCCATCGTACAACATTCTCGATATCGCAAAAGCAATCGGACCGGAATGTGAACACCGCGTCATTGGTATACGTCCAGGCGAAAAGATCCACGAGGAAATGATCACTACATCTGACTCATTCTTCACTTATGATCTGGGTAAATATTACGCGATAGTTCCTCAAACGCCTACATGGAGCATTTCTGACTTCATTAGTCACTTCAATGCGAAGAAAGTGCCGGACGGCTTCTCCTATAATTCCGGAAATAA